One stretch of Planococcus sp. PAMC 21323 DNA includes these proteins:
- a CDS encoding DegV family protein translates to MRLFADSASDLPKDFFEKEDVVLFPLRVHIGDQDYEDIRGIQSIKVFDAIRSGNQPKTSQVSPEEMLKAFEKLAIADEEGFYIAFSSELSGTYSTAVMLADQVREDYPNLKLTILDSKAASLGYGLLVKEAVKLRSDGHSIETILNKVRFMADHLESLFTVEDLDYMAKGGRISKGSAFVGGLLNIKPLLHVEEGKLVPIEKLRGRKKIIKRMIELMKERGSQFDQQTIAISHGDDEEFAAVLKQEIEQNFHPKEVEVHMIGSVIAAHTGPGTLALFFLNKIE, encoded by the coding sequence ATGAGGTTATTTGCTGATAGCGCATCTGATTTACCAAAAGATTTTTTTGAAAAAGAAGATGTAGTTTTATTTCCATTGCGCGTACATATCGGTGATCAAGATTATGAAGATATCCGCGGTATTCAATCTATTAAAGTATTTGATGCAATTCGATCTGGCAATCAACCAAAAACTTCACAAGTATCCCCAGAAGAAATGCTAAAAGCTTTTGAAAAGCTAGCTATTGCTGATGAAGAAGGTTTTTATATTGCATTTTCTTCTGAGCTTTCTGGTACTTATAGCACTGCCGTGATGCTAGCAGATCAAGTACGCGAAGATTATCCGAATTTGAAATTGACTATACTTGATTCTAAAGCCGCTTCACTTGGATATGGCTTGTTAGTCAAAGAAGCTGTAAAACTTCGCTCTGATGGTCATTCTATAGAAACAATTCTTAACAAAGTTCGATTTATGGCTGATCACTTAGAAAGCCTCTTTACTGTAGAGGACTTGGATTATATGGCCAAAGGTGGACGAATCTCAAAAGGTAGCGCATTTGTTGGTGGATTATTAAACATTAAACCTCTCCTACATGTAGAAGAGGGGAAATTAGTGCCGATCGAAAAACTACGAGGACGCAAAAAAATTATTAAACGTATGATTGAATTGATGAAAGAACGCGGAAGTCAATTTGATCAGCAAACAATCGCCATTAGCCATGGCGATGACGAAGAATTTGCTGCTGTTTTAAAGCAAGAAATCGAACAAAATTTTCACCCTAAAGAAGTTGAAGTTCATATGATTGGTTCTGTTATTGCTGCCCATACTGGACCCGGTACATTAGCTTTATTTTTCTTAAATAAGATTGAATAG
- a CDS encoding CoA-disulfide reductase, producing MKKIVIVGAVGGGATAAGQLRFYNSDVQIVVFDKDSTMSYAACGTPYVIGDVIEDEQSIVLTNPEKFKKKRDIDVKLGHEVKNIDRAAKKILVQNLATGEQFEESYDVLILAPGGSAIVPKIEGLDTSKVFTLRNFEDMQRIDRFIKTEKPKSCVVSGGGFIGLEMAENLKNLGLDVSLVHRSPTIMSILDTDISLLIEKELAVQGVKLLTGTEIIKTESKTIKLSNGIDLQADFIIMSVGLRSNTGLAVNAGLKIGETGGIQTNEYMQTNDPFIYAIGDASENFDMVTGDPKRVPLASPAHRQAFIAARHILGDNIEKKGLLGTSVLKIFSLTAAMTGLNENTIKDKKLESATVTHNGISNAGYYPDHSKITLKVHYDPQTRKILGAQCIGGKGVDKRIDVIVTAIYAGLTIDDLQALELCYAPPYSSPKDPINMVGYKAINDN from the coding sequence GTGAAAAAAATAGTCATTGTAGGTGCTGTCGGCGGAGGTGCAACAGCTGCTGGTCAACTACGTTTTTATAATTCAGATGTCCAGATTGTTGTTTTTGATAAAGATTCAACGATGTCTTATGCAGCATGCGGGACGCCGTATGTCATTGGTGATGTCATCGAAGACGAGCAATCAATTGTTTTAACAAATCCAGAAAAATTCAAGAAAAAGCGCGATATTGATGTAAAGTTAGGACATGAAGTAAAAAACATCGATAGAGCTGCTAAAAAAATTCTTGTGCAAAACTTGGCTACGGGAGAACAATTTGAAGAGTCTTACGATGTGTTAATCTTGGCACCAGGTGGCTCTGCTATCGTGCCTAAAATCGAAGGACTCGATACTTCTAAAGTATTCACTTTACGCAACTTTGAGGACATGCAACGGATTGATCGTTTTATTAAAACCGAAAAACCAAAAAGTTGTGTGGTTTCAGGTGGTGGATTTATCGGTCTCGAAATGGCAGAAAATCTAAAAAACCTTGGATTAGACGTATCACTCGTGCATCGCTCGCCTACTATTATGTCAATATTAGATACGGATATTTCGCTACTAATAGAAAAAGAATTGGCAGTACAAGGCGTTAAACTTCTTACAGGAACAGAGATAATAAAAACTGAAAGCAAAACCATTAAACTATCCAATGGTATCGATTTGCAAGCTGACTTTATTATTATGAGTGTTGGTTTGAGATCCAATACTGGACTTGCTGTAAACGCTGGGTTGAAAATTGGTGAAACCGGTGGTATTCAAACCAACGAATACATGCAAACAAATGACCCATTCATTTATGCAATCGGAGATGCTTCTGAAAACTTTGATATGGTTACAGGAGATCCAAAAAGAGTACCGCTCGCTTCTCCTGCTCATCGACAAGCATTTATCGCTGCACGACATATTTTGGGAGACAATATCGAGAAGAAAGGTTTACTTGGGACATCTGTATTAAAGATTTTTTCACTAACTGCTGCGATGACAGGGTTAAATGAAAATACCATCAAAGACAAAAAACTAGAATCTGCTACTGTGACCCATAACGGGATTTCAAATGCAGGGTATTACCCTGATCATTCTAAAATCACGTTAAAAGTCCATTACGATCCACAGACAAGAAAGATTTTAGGAGCGCAATGCATCGGTGGAAAAGGCGTTGATAAACGAATTGATGTTATCGTTACTGCTATTTACGCCGGGTTAACCATTGATGATCTGCAAGCGTTAGAGCTTTGCTACGCGCCTCCTTACTCATCGCCAAAAGATCCTATTAATATGGTTGGCTACAAAGCCATTAATGACAACTAA
- a CDS encoding alpha-amylase family glycosyl hydrolase: MKAKWISSIITTVLLLAAVQPAYAEKENELEDELIYDVLVDRYFNKKINNDYEVNALDPTTFNGGDFDGMASELLFVKDMGFTALSIGSVFSTETYDGKKVLDYTEFERHFGTKEEFQTLVEEIHELKMKVIVDIPTQQVSANHVWAVENPQWFTENDDGSLALDTANSEVQKALVTTFVEFNKTYQVDGFRLQNADKVDPVFVRDFSKAIKDVRPSYILSDREMEETAGFDAVVMPGVEETLRAAYKNFDQDLTGIKTIMKQSESQLIQVDSLLGSRFTSDIVDVNGFPPTRWKLLLTQLLTMPGIPVIQYGSESAMNGVTPSESHQILDLAVDKELVDHITNLTSLRNSSEALRTGKVEVLHDEDGWLVYKRSNEEETWVIAINNSSSTKTLNLSADVIGEKQQLRGLFESDIVRQEDGGEYRVTQDREIAEVFHVTKETKLNAAYIATLAIMYVVFMLFLWVVWRKGKQRKADAAKQQTTKLK, translated from the coding sequence TTGAAAGCTAAGTGGATTTCTAGCATCATTACGACTGTACTACTTTTAGCAGCTGTCCAACCAGCATACGCTGAAAAAGAGAATGAATTGGAAGACGAACTTATTTACGATGTACTAGTCGATCGTTATTTCAACAAAAAAATCAATAATGATTATGAAGTAAATGCATTAGACCCTACAACTTTTAACGGGGGCGATTTTGATGGAATGGCAAGTGAACTATTATTTGTGAAAGACATGGGCTTTACGGCTCTTTCAATAGGATCTGTATTTTCAACAGAAACTTACGATGGAAAGAAAGTATTGGACTATACGGAGTTTGAACGTCATTTTGGTACAAAAGAAGAATTTCAAACTTTGGTAGAAGAAATTCATGAACTCAAAATGAAAGTGATTGTGGATATTCCGACTCAACAAGTAAGTGCTAACCATGTTTGGGCAGTTGAGAATCCACAGTGGTTTACAGAAAATGACGATGGCAGTTTGGCTTTAGATACTGCAAACTCAGAAGTGCAAAAAGCGTTAGTTACAACATTTGTGGAATTCAATAAAACCTATCAAGTCGATGGTTTCCGACTGCAAAATGCGGATAAAGTAGATCCAGTGTTTGTTCGTGATTTCTCTAAAGCAATAAAGGACGTTCGACCAAGTTATATTTTAAGTGATCGTGAAATGGAAGAAACTGCTGGATTTGATGCGGTTGTTATGCCTGGTGTCGAAGAGACATTGCGAGCGGCTTATAAGAATTTCGACCAAGATTTGACGGGTATTAAGACAATTATGAAACAAAGTGAAAGTCAGCTGATCCAAGTAGATTCCTTGCTCGGTTCAAGATTTACATCGGATATTGTAGACGTAAATGGGTTTCCACCAACACGGTGGAAGTTATTGTTAACGCAATTACTAACAATGCCCGGAATTCCAGTTATTCAATACGGATCAGAATCGGCTATGAATGGCGTAACGCCATCTGAATCGCATCAAATCTTGGATTTGGCAGTAGATAAAGAATTGGTTGATCATATTACTAATTTGACATCATTGCGTAATTCATCAGAAGCATTACGTACAGGTAAAGTAGAAGTTTTGCACGATGAAGATGGTTGGCTTGTTTATAAGCGTTCAAATGAAGAAGAAACGTGGGTTATTGCGATTAACAATTCTTCTTCAACGAAGACCCTTAATTTGTCAGCTGATGTGATTGGTGAAAAGCAGCAATTACGAGGTTTGTTTGAAAGTGATATTGTCCGTCAAGAAGATGGCGGGGAGTACCGTGTCACGCAAGATCGAGAAATTGCAGAAGTTTTCCATGTTACAAAAGAAACAAAACTTAACGCTGCTTATATCGCAACATTAGCGATTATGTATGTCGTATTTATGTTATTCCTATGGGTTGTATGGCGCAAAGGCAAACAGCGCAAAGCAGATGCCGCAAAACAACAAACAACTAAACTGAAATAA
- a CDS encoding YisL family protein: MGILTDTTHLHITTWVVAVILFLVAAFMQRDSKGRKIMHMVLRLFYVLIIITGLTLFIEWSSSNPMLYGIKFLLGVLTIGMMEMVLVRSKKQKSVTMFWALFAVFLFATMFIGFMLPVGMDFF, from the coding sequence TTGGGTATTTTAACAGACACAACACATTTACACATTACGACATGGGTTGTTGCCGTCATTTTGTTCTTAGTTGCAGCATTTATGCAGCGTGATAGCAAAGGACGCAAGATTATGCATATGGTATTAAGATTGTTCTACGTCTTAATCATTATTACGGGATTAACATTGTTTATCGAATGGTCTTCTTCAAATCCAATGCTTTACGGCATCAAGTTCCTATTGGGTGTATTAACAATTGGTATGATGGAAATGGTATTGGTTCGTTCGAAAAAACAAAAATCGGTTACGATGTTCTGGGCTTTGTTTGCAGTATTCTTATTTGCAACAATGTTTATCGGATTTATGTTACCGGTAGGTATGGATTTCTTTTAA
- a CDS encoding fumarylacetoacetate hydrolase family protein, with product MKLLSFRYEGKEGFGPKVKKEDAVWDVVAIQQQLEVLPAFPTQLIEGIPQGMEFVEQIRKLTEAAVQSDRSEEFKHSYADIEWLAPISKTPKNIIAIGKNYADHAKEMGGEAPTDLVVFTKASTSISADGETVSVHSDVTDSYDYEGELAVVIGKAGHKIPKQMAYDYVFGYTIANDLTARDLQEKHQQYFLGKSLAGSCPVGPYIVTKDEIPQSQNLSIVTKVNDEIRQNGNTENMIRRVDELIAEVSKYVALEPGDILLTGTPAGVGKGFTPPKFLKAGDTVKVSIESIGTLVTHLS from the coding sequence ATGAAGCTGTTATCATTTCGCTACGAAGGAAAAGAAGGATTCGGACCAAAAGTTAAAAAGGAAGATGCTGTATGGGATGTAGTTGCGATTCAACAGCAATTAGAAGTCTTGCCTGCGTTTCCAACACAATTGATAGAAGGAATTCCACAAGGAATGGAGTTTGTTGAACAAATTCGTAAATTGACGGAAGCCGCTGTCCAATCTGACCGCTCTGAAGAATTCAAACACTCATATGCAGATATTGAATGGTTAGCTCCCATTTCAAAGACACCCAAAAATATTATTGCTATTGGCAAAAATTACGCAGACCATGCAAAAGAAATGGGTGGAGAAGCACCTACTGATTTGGTAGTTTTCACGAAGGCATCTACTAGTATCTCAGCAGATGGTGAAACTGTCTCTGTTCATAGCGATGTAACGGATTCATATGACTACGAAGGTGAATTAGCTGTAGTTATTGGTAAAGCAGGTCATAAAATTCCGAAACAAATGGCTTATGATTACGTTTTTGGTTACACAATTGCCAACGATTTGACTGCTCGTGATTTGCAGGAAAAACATCAGCAATATTTCTTAGGAAAAAGTTTAGCTGGCTCGTGTCCAGTAGGACCATACATCGTTACAAAAGATGAAATTCCACAATCACAAAATTTATCAATCGTAACAAAAGTAAATGATGAAATTCGTCAAAATGGCAATACTGAAAATATGATTCGTCGTGTTGATGAACTGATTGCAGAAGTATCAAAATATGTGGCATTAGAGCCTGGCGATATTTTGCTTACAGGAACACCTGCTGGAGTGGGCAAAGGCTTTACTCCACCGAAGTTCTTAAAAGCAGGCGATACCGTTAAAGTATCGATTGAATCTATTGGTACACTCGTCACACATTTGTCATAG
- a CDS encoding DUF418 domain-containing protein, translating to MNLQPVLPNERIKAIDLMRGFSLLGILLINMLAFHSPLSYIDPYKWFNGSVNEGVYLIIDIFIQASFYPLFAMLFGYGLAMQYMRAEAIGRPFMPLAVKRLAVLLLFGVIHAFLIWYGDILITYAIMGFLLIGLIRLPSSWLMSLGAVIYTVPHLLMLAIMFMAAAADPNTYVGYMEIESSIQSYQSGSFAEIFSQRLADWSYSNNLIGYVFLIFTILPFLMFGAAAAKWRLIEQTQEKRKLWLFLAIVPLLIGLALKSTPFLFESNYAFVYLQDIFGGPLVAVGYAALIALMAQKQSLEKILSPIAKVGRMSFTTYITQSILATLIFYSYGLGLYGKVDLLTGTLIAFGIFVVQLIFAELWFEKFSRGPLEILWRKWTYGNNFEKTNNSKR from the coding sequence AGGATTTTCGCTTTTAGGTATTTTACTTATTAATATGTTGGCATTCCATTCACCACTTTCATATATTGATCCATATAAATGGTTTAATGGAAGTGTTAATGAAGGAGTATATTTGATCATCGATATATTCATCCAAGCTAGTTTTTATCCATTGTTTGCAATGTTGTTTGGCTATGGCTTAGCTATGCAATATATGCGCGCAGAAGCTATCGGACGTCCTTTTATGCCACTTGCAGTCAAACGTCTAGCGGTACTGTTATTATTCGGCGTTATTCATGCCTTTCTTATCTGGTATGGTGATATCTTAATCACCTACGCGATAATGGGCTTTTTATTAATTGGTTTGATTCGACTGCCTTCTAGTTGGTTGATGAGCCTTGGTGCAGTTATTTACACAGTGCCACATCTTTTAATGCTCGCTATTATGTTTATGGCGGCAGCAGCAGATCCGAATACTTATGTAGGTTATATGGAAATTGAAAGTTCGATTCAATCCTATCAATCGGGAAGTTTTGCAGAGATTTTCAGTCAGCGATTGGCCGACTGGTCTTATAGCAATAATTTGATTGGCTATGTGTTTCTGATTTTCACTATTCTCCCTTTTCTTATGTTTGGAGCAGCTGCAGCAAAATGGCGTTTGATTGAACAAACACAAGAAAAGCGTAAACTATGGTTATTTTTAGCGATTGTTCCGCTATTGATTGGATTAGCTTTAAAAAGTACGCCATTTTTATTTGAATCAAATTACGCTTTTGTTTATTTACAAGATATATTTGGAGGTCCTCTTGTAGCTGTTGGATACGCTGCGTTGATCGCATTAATGGCTCAGAAACAAAGCTTGGAAAAAATACTTTCTCCAATAGCTAAAGTAGGACGCATGTCATTTACGACTTATATCACACAATCGATTTTGGCAACATTAATATTCTATTCGTACGGATTGGGATTGTATGGAAAAGTAGATTTGTTAACTGGAACATTGATTGCCTTCGGAATTTTTGTTGTTCAACTAATTTTTGCAGAACTTTGGTTTGAAAAATTTTCACGTGGACCACTCGAAATTCTTTGGAGAAAATGGACTTACGGAAATAATTTCGAAAAAACTAACAATTCAAAACGCTGA